A DNA window from Arachis hypogaea cultivar Tifrunner chromosome 18, arahy.Tifrunner.gnm2.J5K5, whole genome shotgun sequence contains the following coding sequences:
- the LOC112769496 gene encoding uncharacterized protein has product MGATPFHHSILEVRLSKHFDKPTDMRYNGTQDPQEHLTVFKARMNLEGAGNKVRCRAFPVTLAGPAIRWFNTLPQGSATTFADITRGFLSQFTTRIAKAKNPINLLGVTQRNGKPTRKYLDRFNDECLEIDGLTDSVASLCLTNGLLNEDFRKHLTTKPVWTM; this is encoded by the coding sequence ATGGGAGCAACCCCTTTTCACCACTCCATTCTCGAGGTTCGGCTGTCAAAACATtttgacaagccaacggacatgagatACAATGGAACCCAGGACCCCCAGGAACATCTAACGGTCTTTAAagccaggatgaacctggaggGTGCGGGCAACAAGGTGAGATGTCGCGCTTTTCCCGTGACCCTGGCAGGACCGGCAATCCGATGGTTCAACACGCTCCCTCAAGGGTCCGCGACGACTTTCGCGGACATAACCCGTGGCTTTCTATCACAATTTACCACACGCATTGCCAAAGCCAAGAACCCGATCAACCTTCTAGGGGTGACCCAAAGAAACGGGAAACCGACCAGGAAGTATCTTGATAGGTTCAATGACGAATGCCTAGAGATTGACGGCCTGACcgactcggtggccagcctgTGTCTGACAAATGGGCTGTTGAATGAAGACTTCAGAAAACACCTTACTACCAAACCTGTGTGGACCATGTAG